The nucleotide window AACCGTGCCGCCACTGTGCCTCCCCAGACGTCGGTGCTCGCGCTGCGCTGTACCCCGACGATACGACCGCCACGCCCATCACCGATTCACGCACGAGGTGGCCGAACGGTTCACGCCCGGTGGGTCCGAGCCGGCTGCGCCTCTCGTACGGCCAGTAGGGTCGCTCAACCGCCCGACTCCCGACCGCGCTGCCACGTGTCACCCTGGTCGCCGTGCCGCTCGGCCTCGTACCGCTGCTGCCGCGCCCGAGCGTCCCGCCCAGCCCCACGATCGAAACCAACCCCGCCCGACTCCCCCCGCCCCCGCAAGACCAGAACTCCCCCAGCCAACCCCGCCACCACCACAAAAAACCCGACCACCACCCACACCACAGTCATCCCGCCAACCTAGGCCCCACCCACCACCCCCGAACCTCGTTGATCATGAAGTTAGCGTCATCCCGCCCGGCGTGTCGTGACGCTAACTTCATGATCAACGGTTCGGGTGGGGGTGGGGTGTCCGGGTTGGGGGGTGGGGTTCGACGTTTCTTGTGGGCGCTGGGGTGGCGCCTTCAGGAGGAAGGGGAGAACCGTGAAGTACATGATTTTGCTCTACGGGTCGCAGCAGGACTATGACGTGCTGTCCGGGCGGGCTTCCGACCGGCCGGCGATGTCGGCCGAGCAGATCGCGGCGATGCACCGGCACATGGAGACCTTCCACCAGGCGCTGGCCGAGTCCGGGGAGCTGGTCGACGCCCGGGGTCTGAGCGAGCCGGTGCACGCCCGCCGGGTGCAGGTGCGCGAGGGAGCACCAGTTGTCACCGACGGCCCGTACCCGGAGACGCAGGAGGTCCTCGCCGGTTACACCATCGTGGAGTGCGCCAGCTTCGACCGGGCCACCGAGATCGCCGCCGGCCTGGTCGACCCGGACGCCCCCGGTGGGTACGTGGACGTCCGGCCGGTGCTCGACGGTGTCGAGGACCTGGCCGGCTGACGTGCCGGAAACACCCGCCGAGGACCTGCTGCGCGAGCTGGCGCCGCAGGTCCTCGGCGCGCTGGTCCGCCGCTACGGGCACTTCGACACGGCCGAGGACGCGGTGCAGGAGGCGCTGATCGCGGCAGCGGACGGGTGGCCGCGCGACGGCGTACCGGAGAATCCGCGCGCCTGGCTCATCACCGTGGCGTCCCGTCGACTGACCGACCTGCTGCGTCGCGAGCAGGCCCGGATGCGGCGGGAGGACACGGTCGCGCGGTGGGTGCTGCCGGAGCAGTGGCGCGCCCCCGCCGCCGATCGTCCGCCGGCGGACGCCGACGACACGCTCATCCTGCTGTTCCTGTGCTGCCACCCGGCGCTGTCGGCGGCGTCGCAGATCGCGCTCACCCTGCGGGCGGTGGGCGGGTTGAGCACCGCCGAGGTGGCGCGCGCGTTCCTGGTGCCGGAGGCGACGATGACCCGGCGGATCAGTAGGGGCAAACAGCGGATCCG belongs to Micromonospora ureilytica and includes:
- a CDS encoding YciI family protein, with product MILLYGSQQDYDVLSGRASDRPAMSAEQIAAMHRHMETFHQALAESGELVDARGLSEPVHARRVQVREGAPVVTDGPYPETQEVLAGYTIVECASFDRATEIAAGLVDPDAPGGYVDVRPVLDGVEDLAG